The Gammaproteobacteria bacterium genome segment GCAGGGGACATGGGATGACGAGGTCGATCGTTTTTATGACGCCTACTCGCAGAGCGTTCATGCCCTGGGCACGCCGGTCTTCTCCCGCCGGTTATTCACTACCCTGCGCGATGAATTCGGCGATGACTGTCGTATCCTGACCATCACCAAGGAAGGACGAACCGTGGCCTCGGTGATGAACTTCTATTTTCGCAACGAGGTCTTGCCGTACTACGGCGGCGGCACCGCCGAGGCCCGCGCGCTGAAGGGCAATGACTTCATGTATTGGGAACTCATGCGTCGCTCAGCGGAGCAGGGTATCGAGATTTTCGATTTCGGCCGCAGCAAGAACGGCGCGGGCTCCTATAGTTTCAAAAAGAACTGGGGTTTTGAACCCGAGCCGCTGCATTACGAATATCACCTGGTCAAGACGCGAGAGATACCAGAGGTGAATCCGAACAATCCGAAATACCAGATGTTCATTAAACTCTGGCGCAAGATGCCGCTGGGTATGACCCAGTGGCTCGGCCCGCATATTGTCAGGAATCTAGGCTAAATGGACAAGGCAAAGGAACTGCTATTGCTGGTACACCGGATTCCCTATCCGCCGAACAAGGGCGACAAGATCCGTTCGTTCAACCTGCTCAAGCATCTGGCGAAATCCTATCGCGTGCATGTCGGGGCGTTTGTGGATGACGCCCATGACTGGCGCTATCAGCGCGATCTGGAAACCCTGTGTGGAGAAGTCGGGGGCGAGGTTCGGCTGCTGAATCTGAACCCGACCACGCGCAAGCTGAAAAGCCTCACTGCCCTGGCCACCGGCAGCTCGCTGACGGTTCCCTATTATGCCAGCCCGGCCATGCAGGGCTGGGTCGACGGCTTGCTGGCCCGCCGGCCGATTGAGCGCGTGGTCGTGTTTTCCTCGCCCATGGCGCAATTTGTCTCCGGCCCGGCCTATGCCGCATTGCGGCGGGTGATCGATTTTGTGGATATCGACTCGGACAAATGGGCGCAATATGCCCGCGCCAAGCCCTGGCCGCTGAGCTGGATCTATGGCCGCGAGGCCCGCACCCTGTTCGCGTTCGAGCGCAAAATCGCCGATGAATTCGATGCCTCGGTGTTCGTCACCGAGGACGAGTGCGCGCTGTTTCGGCGGCTCGCGCCCGAGGTCCAGGCGCGCGTTAATGTCGCGCACAATGGCGTCGATACGGACTATTTTTCCCCGCAGCGCGATTATCCCAATCCCTATCCGCCTGCGGCAAAGGTGCTGGTGTTTACCGGCGCGATGGATTACTGGGCCAACGTGGATGCGGTGCGCTGGTTTGCCCGGGAGATCTTTCCCGGCATCCGCGCCCGCGCCGAGGCGGCGGAATTCTATATTGTCGGTGGCCGTCCCACGACGGAGGTACAGGCGCTGGGAAAACTGCCCGGCGTCACGGTGACCGGTGCCGTGCAGGATATCCGCCCCTTCATGGCCCACGCCCGGGCGGCGGTGGCGCCCATGCGCATTGCCCGTGGGGTACAGAATAAGGTGCTGGAGGCCATGGCCATGGCTCGGCCGGTGTTGGCGACGCCGGAGGCGGCCGAGGGCATTGCCGCCCGTGTGGGGCAGGATCTGTGGGTGGAGTCCACGCCCGCAGGACTGCAACAACAGGCACTACAGTTGCTGACAGGTGAGGCCGTCGAACTCGGTTCCGCCGCCCGGCAGTGCGTATTGCAGGGTTACGGCTGGGCGACCAATCTACAGCGCTTCAGCGAGCTGCTGGAGAGCACGCCCCCCGAGCTGGAAAACTCACTCAACGATTCGGCTATGCAGGCGGTAACATCATGACGGACGCGGCAGAGGTCGAAGTAAAAGGTAAAGCCGGTATGCCAGCCGACACAACCAAAGCCCTGAACTGGGCTCCGGGCTGGTATCCGACGGTGCTTATCTTTGGGGTTTCCCTGCTCGTATTGGGGGCCGTGTTCTGGCCGGTGTATCGCGATATCGTGGTCATCTGGTGGCGGGCCGAAACCTACGCCCACGGCTTTTTGATTCTGCCCATCGTGGGTTATCTCCTGTGGCTAAAACGCGCCGATCTGGCCCCGCTCGCACCGCGACCGGCACCCCTGGCGGCGCTGTTGATGGTATTGCCGGCCCTGCTCTGGCTGCTGGCGAATGCCGCCCAGGTCGCCGCAGCCGAACAGCTGGCCGTTGTGCTGATGATA includes the following:
- a CDS encoding FemAB family PEP-CTERM system-associated protein — encoded protein: MTLSTSALTVRELASSDKTRWDDFVQACPEATFFHRAGWQRVMEEVFGHRSWFLYAERDGNIEGVLPLAQINSRLFGNSLMSLPFCVYGGVAANSAEAMQCLTQAAQRKAESLNVDALEMRNQKSRYPEWPHKDLYVTFRKGIDPDPEVNMNNIPRKQRAMVRKGIQAGLQGTWDDEVDRFYDAYSQSVHALGTPVFSRRLFTTLRDEFGDDCRILTITKEGRTVASVMNFYFRNEVLPYYGGGTAEARALKGNDFMYWELMRRSAEQGIEIFDFGRSKNGAGSYSFKKNWGFEPEPLHYEYHLVKTREIPEVNPNNPKYQMFIKLWRKMPLGMTQWLGPHIVRNLG
- a CDS encoding TIGR03087 family PEP-CTERM/XrtA system glycosyltransferase translates to MDKAKELLLLVHRIPYPPNKGDKIRSFNLLKHLAKSYRVHVGAFVDDAHDWRYQRDLETLCGEVGGEVRLLNLNPTTRKLKSLTALATGSSLTVPYYASPAMQGWVDGLLARRPIERVVVFSSPMAQFVSGPAYAALRRVIDFVDIDSDKWAQYARAKPWPLSWIYGREARTLFAFERKIADEFDASVFVTEDECALFRRLAPEVQARVNVAHNGVDTDYFSPQRDYPNPYPPAAKVLVFTGAMDYWANVDAVRWFAREIFPGIRARAEAAEFYIVGGRPTTEVQALGKLPGVTVTGAVQDIRPFMAHARAAVAPMRIARGVQNKVLEAMAMARPVLATPEAAEGIAARVGQDLWVESTPAGLQQQALQLLTGEAVELGSAARQCVLQGYGWATNLQRFSELLESTPPELENSLNDSAMQAVTS